From one Desmospora activa DSM 45169 genomic stretch:
- a CDS encoding ABC-F family ATP-binding cassette domain-containing protein, which yields MIQVQGVGLRYGGRKLFEDVNIKFTPGNCYGLIGANGAGKSTFLKILSGEVEPNKGEVSITSGRRLAVLKQDHFQYEEHPVLETVIMGHRRLYEIMKEKDALYAKPDFSDEDGVRAAELEGEFAELNGWEAEAEAAQLLSGLGISEELHYKKMKELEGNDKVKVLLAQALFGQPDILLLDEPTNHLDIQAIRWLEDFLLNFDNTVIVVSHDRHFLNTVCTHMADIDFGEIKLYVGNYDFWYESSQLAQQMAKEKNKKVEEQRKQLESFIARFSSNKSKARQATSRKKLLEKLTLEDIRPSSRRYPFIKFQPEREAGNDLLRVEGLQQAVDGDPVLKTLSFMINKGDKVAFVGPDGLAKTTLFQVLAGEEEQEAGEVHWGITTSVAYFPKDHNAYFDGVDLTLVDWLRQYSTDQTETFIRGFLGRMLFSGEDVMKKAHVLSGGEKVRCMLARMMLSGANVLILDEPTNHLDMEAITALNKGLEEFPGTILFTSHDHQMVQSVANRVMEVTPQGLVDKMTTYDEYLEDEALQEKIKQMYG from the coding sequence ATGATCCAAGTGCAAGGAGTGGGCCTGCGTTATGGCGGGCGCAAACTGTTTGAAGACGTCAATATTAAATTTACCCCGGGCAATTGCTACGGGTTGATTGGAGCCAACGGGGCCGGTAAGTCCACTTTTCTTAAGATTTTATCCGGGGAAGTGGAGCCAAACAAAGGGGAAGTAAGCATTACCTCCGGACGGCGGTTGGCGGTGTTAAAGCAAGACCATTTTCAGTATGAGGAACACCCGGTGCTAGAGACGGTAATTATGGGGCACCGGCGCCTGTATGAGATTATGAAGGAAAAGGATGCGCTGTACGCCAAACCGGACTTCTCCGATGAAGACGGGGTACGGGCGGCTGAGCTGGAAGGGGAGTTCGCCGAGCTGAACGGTTGGGAAGCCGAAGCGGAAGCGGCACAGCTGTTGTCTGGGTTGGGAATTTCGGAAGAGCTTCACTATAAAAAAATGAAGGAGCTGGAGGGCAACGACAAGGTGAAGGTGCTGTTGGCCCAAGCCTTGTTTGGTCAGCCGGATATTCTGCTCCTGGACGAACCGACCAACCACCTCGACATCCAGGCGATTCGCTGGTTGGAGGATTTCCTGCTCAACTTTGACAATACAGTGATCGTGGTTTCTCACGATCGTCATTTCCTCAACACTGTCTGCACCCATATGGCGGATATTGATTTTGGGGAGATCAAATTGTATGTGGGCAACTACGATTTCTGGTATGAGTCTAGCCAGTTGGCACAGCAGATGGCAAAAGAGAAAAACAAGAAGGTAGAAGAGCAGCGCAAGCAGCTGGAGTCCTTTATCGCCCGTTTCAGCAGCAATAAGTCAAAAGCGCGGCAAGCTACCTCCCGTAAAAAGTTACTGGAGAAATTGACGCTGGAGGATATTCGCCCCTCTTCCCGCCGCTATCCCTTTATCAAGTTTCAGCCAGAGCGGGAAGCGGGTAATGATCTGTTGCGGGTGGAAGGGCTGCAGCAAGCGGTGGACGGTGACCCGGTTCTAAAAACCCTCTCCTTTATGATCAACAAGGGAGATAAAGTTGCGTTTGTCGGCCCTGACGGCTTGGCGAAAACGACACTGTTTCAGGTTTTAGCTGGTGAAGAGGAACAGGAGGCAGGGGAGGTTCATTGGGGAATCACTACCTCTGTCGCCTATTTCCCTAAAGACCACAACGCTTACTTTGACGGTGTGGATCTAACCTTGGTGGATTGGTTGCGCCAGTACTCGACGGATCAAACGGAAACCTTTATTCGCGGCTTTTTGGGGCGGATGCTCTTTTCCGGTGAAGATGTAATGAAAAAAGCCCATGTTTTGTCCGGGGGCGAAAAAGTGCGCTGTATGTTGGCGCGGATGATGTTGTCCGGGGCCAATGTGCTGATCCTGGATGAGCCCACCAACCATCTGGATATGGAGGCCATCACCGCTCTCAATAAAGGGTTGGAGGAATTCCCGGGCACGATTCTGTTTACCTCCCATGACCACCAGATGGTGCAATCGGTGGCCAATCGCGTGATGGAGGTTACGCCGCAAGGACTGGTAGATAAAATGACGACTTATGATGAATATCTGGAAGATGAAGCATTACAGGAAAAGATTAAGCAAATGTACGGTTAA
- a CDS encoding phosphate/phosphite/phosphonate ABC transporter substrate-binding protein, giving the protein MKKLLSMLLSLALVVVLAACGQAGGDPANPDKLVMGFVPSQDSDKIADTVKPLADKLSEELGVEVEGRVMTNYSALIEAMGSNQVHIGFIPAFGYVLANDKHGVEVILKSERHGEDTYRAQYVVRADSGIKSLKDLKGKTWAFADTNSTSGYLFPASQLMDEFKVKDVQAEFFGEAVQAGGHDNALITVYEGDADVATTFEDARDTLEQDYPDVKKKLKVIDYTDPIPNDTISVTKDLDKELVEKIRQAFLGFNDDKEMVNIMNEVYNWDAIREAKDEDYTIVRDTYKKFEDSIDIDGN; this is encoded by the coding sequence ATGAAAAAGCTCTTGTCTATGTTGTTATCACTCGCCCTTGTCGTTGTGTTAGCGGCATGCGGTCAAGCGGGTGGAGACCCAGCTAATCCGGATAAGTTGGTGATGGGGTTTGTACCGTCCCAGGATTCCGATAAAATCGCCGATACTGTAAAGCCTTTGGCTGACAAATTGAGCGAAGAGTTGGGGGTGGAAGTGGAAGGGCGCGTCATGACCAACTACTCCGCCCTGATCGAAGCCATGGGTTCCAATCAGGTGCATATCGGATTTATCCCGGCTTTTGGCTATGTGTTGGCCAACGATAAGCATGGGGTGGAAGTAATTCTCAAATCGGAGCGTCACGGGGAAGATACCTATCGTGCGCAATATGTGGTACGTGCTGACTCCGGCATCAAATCCCTCAAGGATTTAAAAGGGAAAACATGGGCGTTTGCTGATACCAATTCAACCTCTGGGTATCTGTTTCCCGCATCGCAGCTGATGGATGAGTTTAAAGTGAAGGATGTACAAGCAGAATTCTTTGGTGAAGCGGTACAAGCCGGCGGCCATGACAATGCCCTGATCACCGTATACGAAGGGGATGCCGATGTGGCTACCACCTTTGAAGATGCTCGGGATACTTTGGAACAGGATTATCCCGACGTCAAGAAAAAGCTAAAAGTGATCGATTACACTGACCCGATCCCGAACGATACCATCTCCGTCACCAAGGATTTGGATAAGGAATTGGTGGAAAAAATTCGTCAAGCCTTCCTCGGTTTCAACGATGATAAGGAAATGGTTAACATTATGAATGAGGTATACAACTGGGACGCGATCCGTGAAGCCAAGGATGAGGATTACACGATCGTCCGCGACACCTATAAAAAGTTTGAGGACTCCATCGATATCGACGGTAACTGA
- a CDS encoding HAD family hydrolase gives MTTNILAGRLIIFDLDGTLYEDTAHFDYYASLLKENLPLEKRDDFARTYRQILAGNHPLTIGKVYDVNRDAILSLDPATLEVQSVCDWDGAPWSQNRIHQTYSGSLTLDFDQIVAIGDGWWIPFAVAKHFGAGETYPFYVKTKEYLAAHEHLLTRTPGLKAWLQEQRQAKTLVLVTNSDQDDVQRLLSRLHLDGLFHQIVTSARKPTHTSRIFQNLLRQHQVSPEETISIGDNYINEIAPALQLGMKAILLQNSPFTHRHERLQVVRSMSDLF, from the coding sequence TTGACAACCAACATCCTCGCTGGCCGCTTAATCATTTTTGATTTGGACGGAACGCTATACGAAGATACGGCCCACTTTGATTATTATGCTTCATTATTAAAAGAAAATCTTCCCCTTGAAAAACGGGATGATTTTGCGCGTACTTATCGGCAAATTTTAGCCGGCAACCACCCCCTTACCATCGGCAAAGTATACGATGTAAACCGCGATGCAATCCTCAGCCTCGATCCCGCCACACTGGAAGTACAATCCGTCTGCGACTGGGACGGTGCCCCTTGGTCGCAAAATCGTATTCATCAAACCTATTCCGGTTCACTCACACTGGATTTTGATCAAATCGTCGCCATTGGTGACGGATGGTGGATTCCCTTTGCTGTCGCCAAACACTTTGGCGCGGGAGAGACCTACCCTTTTTACGTCAAAACCAAAGAATATCTGGCTGCCCATGAGCACCTATTGACCCGTACCCCAGGTCTAAAAGCGTGGCTCCAAGAGCAACGGCAAGCGAAAACGTTGGTATTGGTGACCAACAGTGACCAGGATGACGTTCAGCGGCTACTCTCTCGCTTACATTTGGACGGGCTCTTTCACCAAATCGTAACCTCGGCTCGCAAACCGACCCATACAAGCCGAATTTTCCAAAACCTTCTCCGGCAACATCAGGTGTCACCGGAAGAAACGATCTCGATCGGAGACAATTATATCAATGAAATCGCTCCTGCCCTTCAGCTGGGAATGAAAGCCATCCTCCTGCAAAACTCACCCTTTACACATCGACATGAGCGCCTGCAGGTGGTTCGCAGCATGAGCGATCTGTTTTAA
- the phnE gene encoding phosphonate ABC transporter, permease protein PhnE — protein MPKIASVPSSESFSGNVISGREKKRITLIFAVVVGLYIWSSMETESTITDLIEGLPHVFNMVGQLFPPNWDYVSQVWPKLVETIQMAVIATTIAAILCIPVSLLAARNVTTIPWLYHTAKLFLNALRTIPDIILAVVFVGIFGIGVFSGILALIIFSFGILTKLISETIESIDPQPLEAIRASGGNAIQTIVYAVIPQVLPQFCSLSLYVFEINIRASVVLGFVGAGGIGLLLQQQIGFLRYPNVMTLIIVIFFVVLAIEYISGKIRERLV, from the coding sequence ATGCCTAAGATCGCTTCCGTTCCCTCAAGTGAATCATTTTCCGGGAACGTTATATCCGGCCGCGAAAAAAAGCGGATCACCCTGATTTTTGCGGTAGTGGTCGGACTTTATATCTGGAGCTCAATGGAGACGGAATCCACCATCACCGACTTGATTGAAGGGTTGCCTCATGTCTTTAATATGGTGGGTCAATTGTTCCCGCCCAATTGGGATTATGTCTCTCAGGTATGGCCCAAGCTGGTGGAAACGATCCAGATGGCGGTGATTGCCACTACGATTGCCGCTATTCTGTGTATCCCTGTCAGTCTGTTGGCAGCCCGTAATGTGACAACCATCCCTTGGCTCTACCATACGGCTAAGTTGTTTCTCAATGCGCTCCGTACCATTCCGGATATCATTCTGGCTGTGGTGTTTGTCGGCATCTTTGGCATTGGGGTATTTTCCGGTATACTGGCTCTTATTATTTTTTCCTTTGGGATATTGACCAAATTGATCAGTGAAACCATTGAATCGATTGACCCACAGCCTTTGGAAGCGATTCGGGCTTCAGGGGGAAATGCGATTCAAACGATTGTATATGCGGTTATTCCCCAGGTGTTGCCCCAGTTTTGCTCGTTGAGCCTGTATGTGTTTGAGATCAATATCCGCGCTTCGGTGGTTCTCGGGTTTGTGGGAGCAGGCGGGATCGGCCTTCTCTTGCAGCAGCAGATCGGCTTTTTACGCTATCCCAACGTGATGACCTTAATTATCGTGATTTTCTTTGTGGTGTTGGCGATTGAATATATCAGCGGTAAAATCCGGGAAAGGCTGGTTTGA
- a CDS encoding IucA/IucC family C-terminal-domain containing protein — MTSLQLDTASLEKRFAWSFETEAPSNNTFAASLLNPSDRDRLLRMWQERIGTQEWSVAASMLFKRYTALLMPGWLFALSRLDQAITVTPERWALRFGEGWDVSLVLPTEPAVTVPSSADERPLWRQLAVRAFFHDHLAPVIHAFSDHLSPSVCWESARLYLYHYYESWEREAESIQVQKQLQDDLHFLIDRNNPWIDGRTPNPLSIPFRLVKLPEEPDQSMRVRRTCCLYYRLPDAICCTTCPRRKHEWLTDGQPLPSKKEAGGK; from the coding sequence ATGACATCCCTTCAACTGGATACCGCTTCATTGGAAAAACGTTTTGCCTGGTCTTTTGAAACGGAAGCCCCTTCTAACAACACCTTTGCTGCCTCCCTGTTAAATCCATCCGACCGCGACCGACTCCTGCGGATGTGGCAGGAACGGATTGGGACACAGGAGTGGAGCGTAGCCGCTTCGATGTTGTTTAAACGATATACCGCCCTCCTGATGCCGGGCTGGCTATTCGCTCTCAGCCGTCTCGATCAGGCGATCACGGTCACACCGGAGCGCTGGGCGTTGCGTTTTGGGGAGGGATGGGATGTCTCTTTAGTCCTACCGACAGAACCAGCGGTAACCGTTCCCTCTTCCGCCGATGAGCGTCCGTTGTGGCGGCAACTGGCGGTTCGCGCCTTTTTCCACGATCATTTGGCACCGGTAATCCACGCCTTTTCCGACCACCTCTCCCCCTCCGTCTGCTGGGAGAGCGCTCGCCTCTACCTGTATCACTACTATGAAAGCTGGGAACGGGAAGCGGAATCGATACAAGTGCAAAAACAACTACAGGACGATCTTCACTTTCTCATTGATCGGAACAATCCCTGGATTGACGGCCGTACACCCAATCCGCTCTCCATCCCTTTCCGCTTGGTGAAGTTACCGGAGGAACCGGATCAATCAATGCGGGTCAGACGCACTTGTTGTCTCTATTATCGATTGCCTGACGCCATCTGCTGTACCACCTGTCCCCGGCGAAAACATGAGTGGCTCACCGATGGACAACCACTACCATCAAAGAAAGAAGCAGGCGGTAAGTAA
- a CDS encoding polysaccharide deacetylase family protein: MSILQQKNTIILLTCLVFFLDTLAVPTWAAPPHQMDRFYFERNGSVIWEVPTTQPMIALTFDDGPNPRYTTEILDILKKYDAKATFFVIGEQVEKYPELVKREIREGHEVGNHTFHHRSIKRQNAATISHELAETDILVLGLTGIHPHLFRPPGGYYDQPTVETATKAGYQVVMWSWHQDTRDWSRPGVHKIASTVINNARNGDIVLLHDHGGNRKQTVAALKRILPALKKKGYQFITVSEMMKKGKRKVYQKQKSQGI; the protein is encoded by the coding sequence ATGTCAATTCTTCAGCAAAAGAACACTATCATCCTGCTAACTTGTCTCGTCTTTTTTTTAGATACGTTGGCAGTACCGACATGGGCCGCTCCTCCCCACCAAATGGATCGGTTTTATTTTGAACGGAACGGCTCCGTTATCTGGGAGGTCCCGACGACACAGCCGATGATCGCTCTCACCTTTGACGATGGCCCCAATCCTCGCTACACAACGGAGATCCTTGATATTCTGAAAAAATATGACGCCAAAGCGACTTTTTTTGTGATTGGAGAACAAGTGGAAAAATACCCCGAACTGGTAAAACGGGAAATCCGCGAAGGACATGAAGTGGGCAACCATACCTTTCACCATCGCTCCATCAAACGTCAGAATGCCGCTACCATCAGTCACGAACTAGCAGAAACAGATATCCTGGTGCTAGGTTTAACCGGTATACATCCTCACCTCTTTCGACCTCCGGGTGGATATTATGACCAACCGACGGTAGAGACGGCAACAAAAGCGGGCTATCAAGTAGTGATGTGGTCCTGGCATCAGGATACACGAGATTGGAGTCGGCCGGGAGTACATAAAATTGCATCCACCGTGATCAACAACGCCAGAAACGGTGATATTGTACTCCTCCATGACCATGGGGGTAACCGCAAACAAACCGTGGCCGCACTTAAACGAATCCTGCCAGCGTTAAAAAAGAAGGGATATCAATTTATCACCGTCTCCGAGATGATGAAAAAAGGAAAACGAAAAGTATATCAAAAACAAAAAAGCCAAGGCATATAA
- a CDS encoding ABC transporter ATP-binding protein, translated as MTTGLQTRDLTLGYSGEPVIRELNLSIPKGKVTVFVGSNGCGKSTLLRSLARLLKPWDGSVWLNGKDIARQSTKKTARELAILPQGPVAPEGLTVLQLVKQGRYPHQSWLQQWSAEDESMVQWALEVTQMTSYSERSVDSLSGGQRQRAWIAMTLAQGTDTLLLDEPTTYLDLTHQIEVLDLLFTLNRVERRTVIMVLHDLNLAARYGDHLVAVRQGQVYAQGAPENILTPELAREVFGLECQIIPDPLFGTPMLVPQGQGRLLPPNTLTGTGD; from the coding sequence ATGACAACCGGTTTACAAACACGTGACTTAACACTGGGATACAGCGGTGAACCCGTGATCCGGGAATTGAACCTATCCATTCCCAAAGGAAAGGTAACCGTATTCGTCGGCAGTAACGGCTGTGGGAAATCGACACTTCTGCGCTCCCTCGCCCGTCTGTTAAAGCCCTGGGACGGAAGCGTCTGGTTAAACGGAAAAGATATCGCCCGCCAATCCACCAAAAAAACTGCTCGTGAGCTGGCTATCCTACCTCAAGGTCCCGTGGCACCGGAAGGGCTGACAGTCCTGCAACTGGTCAAACAAGGCCGCTATCCACACCAGAGCTGGTTACAGCAATGGAGTGCCGAGGATGAAAGCATGGTGCAGTGGGCCTTGGAAGTGACACAGATGACGTCCTATAGCGAACGAAGTGTTGACTCCCTCTCCGGTGGACAGCGGCAACGGGCATGGATCGCCATGACGTTGGCACAGGGGACGGATACACTGTTACTGGATGAACCCACCACCTATTTGGATTTAACCCACCAAATCGAAGTGCTGGACCTCTTGTTTACTCTTAACCGGGTGGAGAGGCGCACGGTCATTATGGTGCTCCATGACCTCAACCTAGCCGCCCGCTACGGGGATCACTTGGTGGCCGTCCGCCAGGGGCAAGTCTATGCCCAAGGAGCGCCGGAAAATATTCTCACTCCCGAGTTGGCACGAGAAGTGTTTGGATTGGAATGCCAGATTATCCCGGACCCGCTGTTTGGCACGCCGATGTTGGTACCACAGGGGCAAGGCCGTTTGTTGCCTCCCAACACATTAACAGGGACAGGTGATTGA
- a CDS encoding IDEAL domain-containing protein produces METLLSKFHDGDWVKGKTINDELFQGYIESINHYQNTAKVRIIQSDNPHIIGKLSISTLDQLKHYEESALNEEGHLRNFIDLALTTHDKEWFIELTDALKEQQQRLPSS; encoded by the coding sequence ATGGAAACGTTGCTCTCCAAATTTCACGACGGGGATTGGGTGAAAGGGAAGACGATCAACGACGAACTGTTTCAAGGATATATCGAATCAATCAATCATTATCAAAATACAGCTAAAGTACGCATCATTCAGTCGGATAACCCTCACATCATCGGCAAACTGTCCATCAGCACCCTTGATCAGCTGAAGCACTACGAGGAGTCAGCCCTGAACGAGGAAGGACACTTGCGCAACTTTATCGACTTAGCCCTTACCACCCATGATAAAGAATGGTTTATTGAACTAACCGATGCCTTAAAGGAGCAACAACAGCGTTTGCCCTCTAGCTGA
- a CDS encoding YwbE family protein — MDGKKRSQIQPGQTVDIVLKQDQRTGKRTRGVVKEILTRSATHPHGIKVRLIDGQVGRVQAIVDGEEV, encoded by the coding sequence ATGGACGGAAAAAAACGGTCTCAAATTCAGCCGGGTCAGACTGTGGATATTGTGTTGAAACAAGATCAACGGACGGGAAAGCGAACGCGTGGGGTGGTTAAGGAGATCTTGACCCGTTCCGCTACTCATCCTCATGGAATTAAGGTGCGCCTGATCGATGGACAGGTGGGAAGAGTGCAGGCGATTGTGGATGGGGAAGAAGTGTAA
- the phnE gene encoding phosphonate ABC transporter, permease protein PhnE: MTIPKPKRSWRQIVIRWVIAIAVVALYVWVFTGIDVKWERVLSERTINNLDRVIPQMLSPDFSAFGKVMEKMMETLFIAYTGTLMASILAVPIAFLAASNMVKNRWLRNLGSGILSGIRTFPELLLALIFVAAVGPNPFAGVLAIAINSIGMLGKLYAEAIEAIEMNVVEAMSANGANKIQTLFYGIIPQIIPQFLSYAIYRFEIDVRASTILGIIGAGGIGTLITIAVANRNWSEIGMILLVIVVVVVLIDYLSAFIRKRIV; encoded by the coding sequence ATGACGATACCCAAACCAAAACGAAGCTGGCGGCAAATCGTCATCCGGTGGGTGATTGCCATTGCTGTGGTGGCTCTCTATGTATGGGTGTTTACCGGTATTGATGTGAAGTGGGAACGGGTGTTGAGTGAGCGGACGATCAACAACTTGGATCGAGTGATTCCACAGATGTTGTCTCCGGATTTCAGCGCCTTTGGCAAAGTGATGGAAAAAATGATGGAAACCCTCTTTATCGCTTACACCGGGACCTTGATGGCTTCCATCCTGGCGGTGCCCATCGCTTTTTTGGCGGCTTCCAATATGGTGAAAAACCGCTGGTTACGCAACCTCGGCAGTGGTATTCTCAGTGGAATCCGAACTTTTCCGGAGCTGTTGTTGGCGTTAATCTTTGTCGCCGCAGTTGGCCCCAATCCTTTTGCCGGAGTTTTGGCGATTGCGATCAACTCCATCGGCATGTTGGGGAAACTGTATGCGGAAGCGATTGAGGCGATTGAGATGAATGTGGTGGAAGCGATGAGCGCCAACGGCGCCAATAAGATACAGACTTTGTTTTATGGCATTATTCCGCAGATCATTCCGCAATTCCTTTCTTACGCCATCTATCGCTTTGAGATCGATGTTCGCGCCTCCACCATCTTGGGCATCATTGGTGCTGGTGGCATTGGCACCCTGATTACCATCGCCGTCGCCAACCGCAACTGGTCTGAGATCGGCATGATTTTGTTGGTGATCGTGGTTGTGGTGGTATTGATCGATTATTTGAGTGCCTTTATTCGTAAGCGGATTGTGTAA
- the phnC gene encoding phosphonate ABC transporter ATP-binding protein: MIQFQDVSLVYPNGTQGLKNVNLKIEEGEFIVVVGLSGAGKSTLIRSINRLVTPTDGQLLVDGENIIPFKGKQLRQLRTKVGIIFQNYNLVKRSTVMKNVISGRLGHTGTLRSVFHLYSKEDVTLAYESLKRVNIEEKVYQRADQLSGGQQQRVSIARVLTQQPSIILADEPVASLDPPTSHQVMSYLKKINREDKITTLVNLHYIDMAMEYADRIIGMRAGEVVYDGPASQVTEKTFEEIYGRPIRDEDKRGGEVQHA, translated from the coding sequence GTGATCCAGTTTCAGGATGTATCTCTGGTCTATCCCAATGGAACCCAAGGACTGAAAAACGTTAACCTCAAGATCGAGGAAGGGGAATTTATTGTAGTGGTGGGGCTGTCCGGGGCAGGGAAATCCACCTTGATCCGCAGCATCAACCGTTTGGTGACCCCCACGGATGGTCAGCTGTTGGTCGATGGTGAGAATATCATTCCATTTAAAGGGAAGCAGTTGCGTCAATTACGCACCAAGGTAGGTATTATCTTTCAGAACTACAACTTGGTGAAACGCTCTACCGTGATGAAAAATGTGATTTCCGGCCGCTTGGGACATACCGGTACCTTGCGCAGCGTTTTTCATCTGTATTCCAAAGAAGATGTGACTCTGGCTTATGAGAGCCTAAAGCGGGTAAACATTGAGGAAAAAGTATACCAACGAGCGGATCAATTGTCCGGCGGTCAACAGCAGCGTGTCAGCATTGCACGGGTACTGACCCAGCAGCCCTCCATCATCTTGGCGGATGAGCCTGTGGCCAGCCTAGATCCACCAACTTCCCACCAAGTGATGAGTTACCTAAAAAAGATTAACCGCGAAGATAAAATCACAACCTTAGTCAATCTGCATTACATCGATATGGCGATGGAATACGCGGACCGGATTATCGGTATGCGTGCGGGGGAAGTGGTGTACGACGGTCCTGCCAGCCAGGTGACGGAAAAAACGTTTGAGGAGATTTATGGTCGTCCGATCCGTGACGAAGACAAACGGGGGGGCGAGGTTCAACATGCCTAA
- a CDS encoding GAF domain-containing protein — MILTSESWVEVLVGVGQDFPWLRWLVVTTFVVLFFMFLIVAFRVIRGDWIPFWFHRSDETGIDRVRGSGPFHIDPAVLRNSSLEESASGMEPITRYMGEKDRQIDTLKEILSELKQDQKAEADRNTDFIAMMEIVADGVSSTLTHAYIKLENSFSIDYPYIIDSIQSAMANEKVKNPGVGVFVPHADGQSLVPIAWVGLTKSFEDYRPTPTVHSPEGWVWLYAHTRGWSDLTKERLQQSPPETRSMIASPLVANEEKLGVLAIYAEMENGFCHPMDSRHLASFAKLLSSLVYLDRYGTRVPKGGKKR, encoded by the coding sequence TTGATTTTGACGTCGGAATCGTGGGTAGAGGTGTTGGTGGGGGTGGGGCAGGACTTTCCGTGGTTGCGCTGGTTGGTGGTAACAACGTTTGTGGTCCTCTTTTTCATGTTTTTAATCGTCGCTTTTCGCGTCATTCGTGGAGATTGGATCCCTTTTTGGTTTCACCGCTCCGATGAAACGGGAATAGATCGCGTAAGGGGAAGCGGTCCTTTTCACATCGATCCGGCGGTGTTACGAAACTCCTCTTTGGAGGAGAGTGCCAGCGGGATGGAGCCGATCACCCGCTATATGGGGGAAAAAGATCGCCAAATTGACACTTTGAAGGAAATTCTCTCCGAATTGAAGCAAGATCAAAAAGCGGAAGCCGACCGCAACACCGACTTTATCGCCATGATGGAAATAGTGGCCGATGGCGTCTCAAGCACCCTGACCCATGCATATATTAAACTTGAGAACTCTTTTTCCATCGATTATCCTTATATTATAGACAGTATTCAATCGGCTATGGCCAATGAGAAAGTGAAAAACCCCGGAGTAGGCGTATTTGTCCCCCATGCGGACGGACAATCACTGGTTCCGATCGCTTGGGTGGGTTTAACCAAATCCTTTGAAGATTATCGTCCGACGCCCACGGTCCACTCACCGGAAGGCTGGGTTTGGCTGTACGCCCACACCCGCGGCTGGAGCGACTTAACCAAGGAGCGTTTGCAGCAAAGTCCTCCCGAAACCCGCTCCATGATCGCCAGTCCGCTTGTCGCCAACGAGGAAAAATTGGGGGTGCTCGCCATCTACGCAGAGATGGAAAATGGTTTTTGTCATCCCATGGATAGCCGTCATCTTGCATCCTTTGCTAAACTGCTCAGTTCGCTCGTCTATCTCGACCGATATGGTACGCGCGTTCCGAAAGGGGGCAAGAAACGGTGA